atgcaGTAACTTCCTTAACAAAAGTGGTCTTCAAGCCCTTCCAGTTTAGAGGAACTCTATCCATGTATAATGTGGAACCACCAGAGGAGTGTCCGCACTCATCTCCCATGTTCAGAACAGGAATACCAAGTGAAACAAATAGAATAAATATGAAATTCCTTATCTGCCTCAGCCTCGTCTGAAGGACTGCACTGTTCTCAGACGGTCCTTCTTCACCACAATTCCAACTCGACTCAGAAGCAAGATCATCATTGCTGAAGCTCACCAAATCAACAAGAGTAAGTCCTGAATTCCTGGACACGGAATTGAAAGAAAAGGCTGGGCCCCTACTGGAAAATAGGTCCCCGCTACCACACAGACGAGTAGCAAGATCGCTAATAAGCGCTTCTCCCTTTAAAAATTTACGCACATCAATAGAAAACCTTGTGTTCATCTCAGCCCACCTTTTCCAGTGAGGGAATGGAAATTGCACATTAGATATGCCGAGTGGTGACCAAGGATCTGCAATGATTTTTGTCTTGGAAAGAACTGGGTCAAAAGCTATAGATTCAAGAAGAGGTGGTCGAGATAAATATTCACCACATGGGCCCCTGAGAAGGAAAGGAGCATTAATGAAACAAAACCCATCGACATGGAAATCAAGCACCCAATGGCGGAGGCTGTCCAAAATCAGTTTCTGAGTCACTGGGGAATTGCAATTCAATATACCCACATTGCATCCAACAATCTCATCAGCAATGTAATAAGAGAAACTGTCAATACCACGGATTGATATCATCTGACAATCTGCTTCTCCTTCAGCAGTATGCGTAAAAACAACCTCCAAGAGGACCTCTATTCCATTTTTGTGCATCGCCTTGACCATATCCTTCATAGACGTGATAGCTGAAGCACTGCAACCTTCACTGCTATACGAATTCATTGGTGAAAAGAAATGGTAAGGGAAGTAAGGGCCCTTCTCCTTGTGGAAAGGGAACACTGGTTCTAGCAAAACTGCATTGACACCAAGACTCCTAAAGTGGTCTATCTTTGCAGCCATCCCGGAGAAAGTACCGGCAACATTGTCCGGCAGCTCAGCCGACTTGTCCTTGGTGAACAAAGCTACATTCGCCCGGTACACCACCAGCTTCTCGAACGGCAAGCAGGGATGTTTGTCCCTGCCCCAATTGTAGCTCGGTGCATTCGCCAATGATCCGAGGAAACTCATGGACTGCACGGGGACCCCCTCCACATAAACAGAATTAGCAGAGAGGAAATCACCGAGCACCTTGGCATACGGGTCCAACAGTGGGTGGCCCGTGCCGAGCAGCCCGCAGCGGAAGCCGTAGCTGATGTATCCCTGCACGCAATCCAACAACACGTGCCAGACGTTGCCCGTCCGGTTGACGTAGGGATCGAGCTCGATCTCCAGCGCGGGCTCGTCGCTGCCCTTGCCGTCATACAGGCAGAGCACGACGCCCTTAGCGGTCTTGCTGTACAAGGCGAAGTTGGCGGCCCCGTCGTCCGACAGGGACATACCGAGCGGCGCGGGGCTGCCGCGCCTGACACCGACCGGCACGCGGAAGGTGGTCTTGCGGTGGGTCCATATCTCCGCCCCCTCGCCGTCCGTCAGCAGGAAGGAGAGGTTGAACGGCGCGCGGGACGCGTCGAAGGAGAGCTCGGCCGCGAGGcacgcgccgtcgccgccggacgACACGGCTGGCGCCAGCGCGAAgccctcgccggagtccgcgGGGCGGAGCACAAGCCGGCCGCCCTCCCGCCCTCGGGCGCTGCCCGGGAGGAGCGGGACCTGTACGCTGACCGTGTacccgccgccctcgccctccTTCCTGGCGACGGCCACGTCCacgacgccgtcgtcgtcggtcCGGAAGCGGTAGCACGAGGAGCGCGCGGCACGGGAGATCAGGCCGTGGCGTGGGGCCGACTGTCGGGGCGGCGCTGGTGGCCGGACGCCGCGCcaggaggcgggcggcgcgaggAGGTAGGCCATGGGATGGGGGCCGCGAGCAGTCGTTGGGGAATTGGGTCGAGCAGTGGGTGGGCATGGGGGTTTGTGCTGGTTAACTTGAAGGAGCGAAGGGGAGCGGCACGAGGGGGTTGTGGAGTGGAGTGGAGGGAAGAGAGACCGATGGGCGGGCGCCCACGTGGAAGTGAGACCGAGTGCAGTTGCCAGTTGGGTTGGCGCCGGCGCACGGGATGCAACGACGGATGGACGGCTCGCGGCAGAAGACGCTGTCCAAATAGACTTGTCTTTTTGCAACCTTGTGTCCATGCCCATGCGGTGCAGCCGGTGCAGATGGCTTCGCGCACACTGCTGGTGAACAGTACATTCCATGTGAGCAAGACGCCCGGAGGTCCCCCCGCGTCCCGGGGTACGAACGGCGCACGATGAGTTAGCGAGAGCAGTCATTTTTGGTAGGGATCTTCACGGTTAAATGGAGTAGAATGTACCTTTGTCCCACTTACTGCCTTCGCTTGGATATATTATATTTAGTACttacatgtatataaaagttacccgttccgttccataatttct
The Brachypodium distachyon strain Bd21 chromosome 2, Brachypodium_distachyon_v3.0, whole genome shotgun sequence genome window above contains:
- the LOC100825202 gene encoding isoamylase 2, chloroplastic translates to MTALANSSCAVRTPGRGGTSGRLAHMECTVHQQCARSHLHRLHRMGMDTRLQKDKSIWTASSAASRPSVVASRAPAPTQLATALGLTSTWAPAHRSLFPPLHSTTPSCRSPSLLQVNQHKPPCPPTARPNSPTTARGPHPMAYLLAPPASWRGVRPPAPPRQSAPRHGLISRAARSSCYRFRTDDDGVVDVAVARKEGEGGGYTVSVQVPLLPGSARGREGGRLVLRPADSGEGFALAPAVSSGGDGACLAAELSFDASRAPFNLSFLLTDGEGAEIWTHRKTTFRVPVGVRRGSPAPLGMSLSDDGAANFALYSKTAKGVVLCLYDGKGSDEPALEIELDPYVNRTGNVWHVLLDCVQGYISYGFRCGLLGTGHPLLDPYAKVLGDFLSANSVYVEGVPVQSMSFLGSLANAPSYNWGRDKHPCLPFEKLVVYRANVALFTKDKSAELPDNVAGTFSGMAAKIDHFRSLGVNAVLLEPVFPFHKEKGPYFPYHFFSPMNSYSSEGCSASAITSMKDMVKAMHKNGIEVLLEVVFTHTAEGEADCQMISIRGIDSFSYYIADEIVGCNVGILNCNSPVTQKLILDSLRHWVLDFHVDGFCFINAPFLLRGPCGEYLSRPPLLESIAFDPVLSKTKIIADPWSPLGISNVQFPFPHWKRWAEMNTRFSIDVRKFLKGEALISDLATRLCGSGDLFSSRGPAFSFNSVSRNSGLTLVDLVSFSNDDLASESSWNCGEEGPSENSAVLQTRLRQIRNFIFILFVSLGIPVLNMGDECGHSSGGSTLYMDRVPLNWKGLKTTFVKEVTAFISFLAALRSRRGDIFQRREFLKLENIYWHGKDLSEPRWEDPTSKFLCMHVIAENDGNMPDSTKGDLYICFNANEESISATLPAPAEGSMWLCLVDTSLALPGFFATESNPKVQQVPGYSSYEVKAHSCVLFESKRDLSLLL